A genomic segment from Lineus longissimus chromosome 15, tnLinLong1.2, whole genome shotgun sequence encodes:
- the LOC135499411 gene encoding delta-type opioid receptor-like, with product MENITTFIENVTTALPFNLAAAASTETTGSFFDEFSATFEPVSNTAHPSNVTQDPGSLDIAATAPPVVVDPYLESLMYSHMLTVRYGPPTIMFLGVLGNSLSLLVLSRQQYSKASTTWYMKILAIYDLINSFAWPGLRWTTTHYPSVAITLGDVFCKGYSFGGNWLVNTSAWILVFMTIDRMISVCKPLKASQICTIARAQKIVIGLTIVFAVFASPCFTRTMKIKQGVINRAQCPFNPAWLFDAFYYAVVVVRLWAAPLTVLFCNIAIVTALFRQRQKRATMSQTG from the coding sequence ATGGAAAATATTACAACATTCATAGAAAATGTTACAACAGCGCTACCTTTTAACCTAGCAGCTGCCGCAAGCACAGAAACAACGGGTTCGTTTTTCGACGAATTCTCTGCAACATTCGAACCAGTGTCGAACACAGCACATCCGAGCAATGTTACTCAGGATCCGGGAAGTTTGGACATCGCTGCAACAGCGCCCCCTGTCGTCGTTGACCCATACTTGGAGAGTCTGATGTACTCCCACATGCTAACGGTCCGCTATGGACCCCCGACGATTATGTTTTTGGGGGTGCTTGGCAACTCACTGAGTCTGTTGGTGTTGTCCCGCCAGCAGTACTCCAAGGCCAGCACAACATGGTACATGAAAATTCTCGCAATCTACGATCTCATTAACAGCTTCGCGTGGCCTGGTTTAAGATGGACGACCACGCACTACCCTTCTGTCGCAATCACTCTGGGAGACGTCTTCTGCAAGGGGTACTCCTTTGGCGGGAATTGGCTGGTCAACACATCTGCGTGGATCTTGGTCTTCATGACAATTGATAGGATGATAAGCGTCTGCAAGCCCTTGAAGGCAAGCCAAATTTGTACCATTGCCCGAGCCCAGAAGATCGTCATTGGACTGACCATAGTATTCGCTGTATTCGCCAGCCCATGCTTCACTCGCACTATGAAAATTAAGCAAGGCGTCATCAACCGTGCTCAGTGTCCATTCAACCCCGCCTGGCTCTTTGACGCCTTCTACTACGCTGTCGTGGTTGTCCGACTCTGGGCTGCTCCCCTTACCGTCCTCTTCTGCAATATCGCCATCGTTACTGCCCTCTTTCGGCAGAGACAGAAACGAGCGACGATGTCCCAGACGGGTTGA